The Filimonas lacunae genomic sequence CATACCAACCGCTTTACCGGCAAAACAGCCGTATACCATAACCTGGAGCTGCGCTTAAAACTGTTCAACTTTGCTTCTTACCTGCTGCCCGGCACCGCGGGCCTGGTGGCTTTTAACGATATAGGCCGCGTATGGTTGCCCGGCGAATCATCTCACCAATGGCATGATGGCTATGGTGGTGGATTATATATTATACCTGCCGATTTGTTTATTATCCAGGCAGCTGTGGGCTTTTCCAACGAGGGGGCATTGCCGTATATTACTGCAGGATTCAGGTTTTAAGTGCTTGAAAACGTATGTGGCATACTAAAGCCATTTGACGAATTAGTATGCCACACTATTTTAATTGCCGCACAGGCCTGCCAGTTTTTAAGGCAGCTGATGCATATTAACCGGCGCTTACCTGCAGAGGAATGCGCCGGCCGGATACAACTATGGTGTAATACTTAATTTATTCAAAGCAGCAGGCTCCGCCCAGTAGTGCGGCATGCTCACCTAAGGCTGCCATGGCAATTTCGGGCATGGTAGTAACTGTTGCGGCCAGCTGGCTCATTAAATCATCGGCAAACAGTTTCCAGGAGTGGGCAATGTTGCCTCCTATCACTACAATTTCCGGCTTTTGTTGCTGGATAAAATATTGCAGAAACCAGGTTAAGTCGTTGCTAAACTGCTGAAAGGCAGCAGCGGCATTGGCATCTGTGTAAAAACGTTCTGCTATCAGTTGAGCATTGGCTAATGTTTCGCCTGTCAGTTGCTGGTAGTTTCTTACCAATCCGCGGGTAGAAACGGAATCTTCAATCCGCTCATCTTTATAAGGCGTAACACTTAACTCGGCATCTGTGGTAACGCCATTGTGACTGATAGCTGATCCCAGGCCAGTACCGAGTGTTAGGCCGATAGCATGCTTGTAACCTTTAGCAGCACCGTAGCGCACCTCTCCTTCCAGGAAAGCCACCGCATCGTTTCTAAAACGGATATCGGCACCATCTATTCCTAAACGCTGTGATAACTCTTCGCGAATATTCATGCCGTATAAAGCATCGTATTTGTCAAAGCCTTTTATAAGGCTAACGCCAGCCTGATAATCAAAAGGGCCTGGCATGGCAAAGCCCAGTTTGCCACCACTCAAATCAAACTCACCCCACAATTCCCAGATGACATCGCACCAGTTAGAGAGTATTTCTTCTGCTGATGCATGCCTGTTTACATGCTTACGAATAATAACATGGTTAGCAATTGTTCCTGTGGATAAATGAATTAATCCTGCCGTGATATGCGATCCTCCAATATCAATGCCCATTACAACATCATCTGATGCTTTTACCTCCGTCATAAGTTTTTGTTTATTCTTCTTTGTGTACAGGAATCAATGGCAGGCAATGTATACCAGGCGCCAAGTTACCTTCGTATTTGTTTGTAAATGAAATGGCAGTTAATAAATAAATGATAAAAAGCAATCGCTACAACATCTTTCGCGCCTGGCAATAAATATAGATCTCATTCTAATATATAAAGACATTTTGCCATAAAAAACTCATTAAATTATCCCTTAAACACAGGCTATTGGCTATTTTTCCTCCGAATAGCCGATTTTCGCCGACGTAATGATCCGACTCCCACCCATTAACAAACGTTTGGCAGTATTTAAGTACGAATGGTACCAACCTTGCATTACTTCTATAAAAGTTCAGTATCCGTAGATACAAACATTGATTTCAACTTAAAACAGACAATATGAAACCCGAGCTACACAACTTTAACATGCTTACTTCCTTTAAATACCTGGCGGTACTGACTGCTTTGGTATTTGTGGGAACCTCGTGTTCACATACGAATTATACTACGGTTTCTTCACCTTCCCCTGCTTACGGCAACACCACTGCTGCAGTAACGGATGAAGATTATTACGCCGATCCTCAGAATAATATAGATTATAATACTTTTTACCAGGAGTTAAGTCCTTATGGCACCTGGACAACAGACCCCAGCTATGGCCAGGTATGGATATACAATCAGCCAGGGTTTACCCCCTACCAAACAGGCGGCCGTTGGGAATATACCAACTATGGCTGGACATGGGTAAGTGATTACAACTGGGGTTGGGCACCTTTTCACTATGGCAGATGGGTAAGCTCTCCTTATGGCTGGATGTGGGTTCCTGGTTATGACTGGGCACCGGCCTGGGTTAGCTGGAGAAGCAGCAACGATTATTACGGTTGGGCTCCTTTAGGCCCTGGTATGGGATATGGTGTATCTACCGGCATCCCTGCCAATAACTGGGTATTCGTAGAAAGCAGGTATATTAATAACCCTAACGTAGGTAGCTATTGCGTAGACAGAGGACGTAACGTTACTATTATTAACAATACCACCATCATCAACAACGGCGGCAGATACCGTGATGCACGTTACGACATGGGCCCACGCAGGGCAGATGTTGAACGCAGAACCAACAATCGCATTGTTCCTGCACAATTAGGCAATTCACGCCAGCCAGGCCGCACGGTGAACAATGGTAGCAGAATTGAGATGTATCGTCCTATAGGTCGTGGCGGTAGCGGCCGGGAACTTACTCCTGTTAATAATAATAACAATAATAACAGACCTAACAATTCAGGAAGAATAGTTACTCCTCCAGCCAATAATGGCGCGCCACAACCTTTGCAGCCTAACAATGGTGGCCGGGGTACTGTTACTCCCTCAAGACCTGTTACACAACCTGGAAACAATAATAACGGAGGACGCGGAGGTCGTGATAATGCAGCCCCTTCTACTCAACAACCATTGAATGATAATGGCGGACGTGGTACGTTTACTCCATCACGACCAACAGAACAGCCGCAGAACAATAACAACGGAGGACGTGACAATAATAACGGACGCCCTGTAACACAACCGGTTACAGATAACAACAATAATGGTGGACGTGGTACATTCATTCCATCACGACCAATAGAGCAGCCGCAGAACAATAACAATGGAGGACGTGATAACAATAATAACGGACGCCCTGTAACGCAACCGGTTACGGATAATAACAATAACGGTGGACGTGGTACATTCATTCCATCAAGACCAGCAGAACAGCCGCAGAACAATAACAGCCGTCCAACGCCAGTTCAGCAGCAACCGCAGCCACAACCATCACAGCCACAACAAAACAATAGTCGTCCTGGTTACCAACCGTCTAATCCACGGCCTATTCAGCAGCAACAGCCTGTACAGTCTCCTTCACGACCTGTACAATCTGTCCCTGCACAACAGCCGCAAAGACAGGCTCCTATTCAAAGGCCCGTTACAACACCTGTACAGCGCCCTGCCCCGGCCGCACAGCCATCCAGAGCGCCTGTAAGCAGACCTTCCCCCTCACCAGCCCCTGCGCAACAACAAACGCAGCCGCAACGTAGTGGAAGAAACTAGTAACATCGTTTAACACATAACAAAAGCCATTCAGGTTCGGTTATAAAAGCAAAAGCCTTCTCCGTTATAGAGAAGGCTTTTGCTTTTATAGCAGTTTGTTGCGTTTGGCGTGGATAGCTACAAAGTACAACGGAAAACAAAAAGGGTGTCCTGTAAAATATACGGGACACCCTTTTAATATCTGATAACAAATGATGGATGCGTCTTCTATGCCGAGAAAGAAGTACCGCAACCACATGTTTTGCTGGCATTGGGATTGTTAAATACAAAACCGCGGTTATTCAGATTGTTCTGATAATCGATTTCCATACCATACAGGTATAACTGATGGCCTGAATTTATGATACAGGGTACGCCTTCAAATTCAAAAATTTCGTCTCCATCCTGTTTATGATCAAAACCCAGCACATAGCTTAAACCGCTGCAACCACCGCCCTTAACACCCACACGCAGGTTTTGGGTGGCGTCAAAACCATCTGCCAACATTAATTTCTTTATTTCTTCTACTGCACCGGCTGTAAATGATACAGGAGTTTGAACTATTGTTTCCATATAAGCCTTTTAAGAGTACAAAAATACGTGATATCTGCCAGTGTTACGGCTCCCCTATTTTCGGATTACGGAAAACCTCCCTTAATCCCTATTTTTGCTGCAAAACGGATAATTAGATGGACACAACCATGGCCCTTACGGTTTTGATAGGCGTAATGATTGCAGGTTTTGCAGGATACCTTTTTTATCTGCAACGCAAAGGCGATATTCTGGAAAAACAGAAAGTGCAGGGTGGACAACACCTGCAATTACAGGCGTACGAAAGATTGACTCTACTGGTAGACAGGATTTCGCTCCCTAATTTAATTACCCGCGTTAACCAGTCGGGCATTTCGGCTAAAGAAATGCAAATGCTGTTAACCCGGTCGCTGAAAGAGGAATACGATTATAATATCACCCAACAGATATATGTAAGCGCAGAATCCTGGAAAGCCATTAAAAACCTGAAAG encodes the following:
- a CDS encoding ROK family protein; the protein is MTEVKASDDVVMGIDIGGSHITAGLIHLSTGTIANHVIIRKHVNRHASAEEILSNWCDVIWELWGEFDLSGGKLGFAMPGPFDYQAGVSLIKGFDKYDALYGMNIREELSQRLGIDGADIRFRNDAVAFLEGEVRYGAAKGYKHAIGLTLGTGLGSAISHNGVTTDAELSVTPYKDERIEDSVSTRGLVRNYQQLTGETLANAQLIAERFYTDANAAAAFQQFSNDLTWFLQYFIQQQKPEIVVIGGNIAHSWKLFADDLMSQLAATVTTMPEIAMAALGEHAALLGGACCFE
- a CDS encoding DUF6600 domain-containing protein — its product is MKPELHNFNMLTSFKYLAVLTALVFVGTSCSHTNYTTVSSPSPAYGNTTAAVTDEDYYADPQNNIDYNTFYQELSPYGTWTTDPSYGQVWIYNQPGFTPYQTGGRWEYTNYGWTWVSDYNWGWAPFHYGRWVSSPYGWMWVPGYDWAPAWVSWRSSNDYYGWAPLGPGMGYGVSTGIPANNWVFVESRYINNPNVGSYCVDRGRNVTIINNTTIINNGGRYRDARYDMGPRRADVERRTNNRIVPAQLGNSRQPGRTVNNGSRIEMYRPIGRGGSGRELTPVNNNNNNNRPNNSGRIVTPPANNGAPQPLQPNNGGRGTVTPSRPVTQPGNNNNGGRGGRDNAAPSTQQPLNDNGGRGTFTPSRPTEQPQNNNNGGRDNNNGRPVTQPVTDNNNNGGRGTFIPSRPIEQPQNNNNGGRDNNNNGRPVTQPVTDNNNNGGRGTFIPSRPAEQPQNNNSRPTPVQQQPQPQPSQPQQNNSRPGYQPSNPRPIQQQQPVQSPSRPVQSVPAQQPQRQAPIQRPVTTPVQRPAPAAQPSRAPVSRPSPSPAPAQQQTQPQRSGRN
- a CDS encoding HesB/IscA family protein; the protein is METIVQTPVSFTAGAVEEIKKLMLADGFDATQNLRVGVKGGGCSGLSYVLGFDHKQDGDEIFEFEGVPCIINSGHQLYLYGMEIDYQNNLNNRGFVFNNPNASKTCGCGTSFSA
- a CDS encoding DUF7935 family protein, whose amino-acid sequence is MDTTMALTVLIGVMIAGFAGYLFYLQRKGDILEKQKVQGGQHLQLQAYERLTLLVDRISLPNLITRVNQSGISAKEMQMLLTRSLKEEYDYNITQQIYVSAESWKAIKNLKEQNMLVINQFANALPANASGLDLNKVLLEYLMTDTKGALHEVVSEVLSYEAKKLL